In Arvicanthis niloticus isolate mArvNil1 chromosome 4, mArvNil1.pat.X, whole genome shotgun sequence, a single window of DNA contains:
- the S100a16 gene encoding protein S100-A16, translated as MADCYTELEKAVVVLVENFYKYVSKHSLVKNKISKTSFRKMLQRELNHMLTDTGNRKAADKLIQNLDANHDGRICFDEYWTMIGGITSPMANLIRQQECQQECQQESQQESQPESQPESQQEGQQEQQGSS; from the exons ATGGCTGACTGCTACACAGAGCTGGAGAAGGCAGTTGTTGTCCTGGTGGAAAACTTTTACAAATATGTATCCAAGCACAGCCTGGTCAAGAACAAGATCAGCAAGACCAGTTTCCGAAAGATGCTCCAGAGGGAGCTGAACCACATGCTGACG GACACAGGGAACCGAAAGGCAGCTGACAAGCTCATCCAGAACCTGGATGCCAACCACGACGGGCGCATCTGCTTTGACGAATACTGGACCATGATTGGTGGCATCACCAGCCCCATGGCCAACCTCATCCGCCAGCAGGAGTGCCAGCAGGAGTGCCAGCAGGAGAGCCAGCAGGAGAGCCAGCCGGAGAGCCAGCCGGAGAGCCAGCAGGAGGGCCAGCAAGAGCAGCAGGGCAGCAGCTAG